A single Primulina eburnea isolate SZY01 chromosome 11, ASM2296580v1, whole genome shotgun sequence DNA region contains:
- the LOC140804381 gene encoding LOW QUALITY PROTEIN: probable leucine-rich repeat receptor-like serine/threonine-protein kinase At3g14840 (The sequence of the model RefSeq protein was modified relative to this genomic sequence to represent the inferred CDS: inserted 2 bases in 1 codon) encodes MFFPRLVAAFIFLVGFASSATLLPPDEVDSLQKIAHTLGKTDWNFSVDPCSGLAGWVSQPAEPYENNVTCSCINNTVCHVVSIVLKGQSLPGTVPPEIVRLPFLQQIDLTRNYLNGTIPSGWGSMKLVNISLLGNRVTGPIPKELANISTLANLTLEFNQLTGTIPPEFGNLPRIEKLLFTSNNLTGELPATLAKLTTLKDFRIGDNNFTGSIPDFIQNWTNITKIVMQGSGLSGPIPSSIATLTQLTDLRISDLNGNESAFPYVGDMTNLKTLILRSCNIVGQLPAYLGRLTKLKILDLSFNNLTGPIPDSFSKLSKTDFIYLTGNSLSGVLPSWMQTDGDVIDLSYNNLTHENSPSSCQPRKLNLFASSKASTPGVVSCMRSFHCNRQYYSIHINCGGKQVADDKGTTIYEGDGTSGGPSNFFQSMSNWAFSSTGHFLDDARPVDSYIWANSSNMVGENPQLYMDARLSPLSLTYYGFCLINGNYTVNLHFAEIMFTSGPQYSSLGRRYFDVYIQGKLALKDFNIEDEAGGVNKPLRKNFTAVVTDSTLDIRFFWAGKGTIGIPDRGVYGPLISAISVDSDFPPPSENIGRGISGVAIAGIVIGVLSMVLLVLFILWWKICRRQEDTLENEFKNVDLQTTSFTLKQIKAATQNFDPANKIGEGGFGPVYKGIMTDGTLIAVKQLSSKSKQGNREFVNEIGMISALQNPHLARLYGCCIEGNQLLLIYEYMENNSLARALFGPQQHQLHLDWPTRHKICIGIASGLAYLHEESRLKIVHRDIKATNVLLDKNLQPKISDFGLAKLDEEENTHISTRIAGTYGYMAPEYAMRGHLTDKADVYSFGVVLLEIVSGRSNTSLRPKDECFYLLDWAHSLKQDGNLMELVDPRLDSNFDAEEVITTIDIALLCTSAVAAERPSMSSVVSILEGKTRVEEFASNLNIPMDVIKPKKMGTEEDKVEKFNDIRGQSISMDVPWTASTAAATDLYPXAPLDSDYWEKRES; translated from the exons ATGTTCTTCCCAAGGCTCGTCGCAGCATTCATTTTCTTGGTGGGTTTTGCTTCAAGCGCCACCCTCTTACCCCCCGACGAAG TGGATTCTCTGCAGAAAATAGCACACACTTTGGGGAAGACTGATTGGAATTTTAGCGTCGATCCGTGCAGCGGGTTGGCGGGTTGGGTGTCCCAGCCGGCCGAACCATACGAGAATAACGTCACATGTAGCTGCATAAACAATACTGTTTGCCATGTTGTTAGtat CGTTCTCAAAGGACAGTCTCTTCCCGGAACAGTGCCACCGGAGATTGTGAGGCTCCCTTTTCTGCAGCAAAT TGATCTCACTCGCAACTACCTTAACGGCACAATCCCTTCGGGATGGGGTTCGATGAAACTCGTAAACAT TTCCCTCCTCGGAAACCGGGTTACGGGTCCGATACCGAAAGAACTCGCCAACATCAGCACGCTAGCGAATCT TACCTTGGAGTTCAATCAACTGACAGGAACGATACCTCCAGAGTTTGGGAATCTTCCTCGCATAGAGAAATT GCTCTTTACTTCAAACAATTTAACTGGCGAATTACCGGCGACGCTAGCGAAGTTGACCACGCTGAAGGACTT TCGTATCGGTGATAATAACTTTACAGGAAGCATACCAGACTTTATTCAGAACTGGACAAACATAACGAAAAT AGTGATGCAGGGAAGTGGTTTGTCGGGACCAATTCCTTCCAGTATTGCTACCCTTACCCAATTAACCGACTT GAGAATCAGTGACCTCAATGGAAATGAATCGGCTTTTCCATATGTCGGCGATATGACAAACCTTAAGACACT GATTTTGAGGAGTTGCAACATTGTAGGACAGCTGCCAGCTTATCTGGGAAGATTGACAAAGTTGAAAATCTT AGACCTCAGTTTCAACAACCTAACTGGACCAATTCCGGACAGCTTCAGTAAATTATCAAAAACAGATTTCAT CTATCTAACTGGGAACTCCCTCTCCGGGGTGTTGCCTTCTTGGATGCAGACAGATGGAGACGTCAT CGATCTTTCATACAACAATCTCACTCACGAAAATTCACCCTCAAGTTGTCAGCCGCGCAAGCT GAATTTATTTGCAAGCTCAAAGGCCAGTACACC TGGTGTTGTTTCCTGCATGAGAAGCTTTCATTGTAATCGAC AATATTACTCCATCCATATAAATTGCGGTGGGAAACAAGTGGCCGACGATAAAGGTACTACTATCTATGAGGGTGATGGGACTTCTGGCGGGCCTTCAAATTTCTTCCAAAGTATGTCGAATTGGGCATTTAGCAGCACTGGACATTTCTTGGACGACGCTCGCCCCGTAGACTCATATATCTGGGCCAACAGCTCAAACATGGTCGGGGAAAATCCTCAGCTGTATATGGATGCACGACTCTCACCCTTGTCGTTGACTTACTACGGGTTTTGTCTGATAAACGGAAATTACACCGTGAACCTTCACTTTGCTGAAATAATGTTTACCAGTGGCCCGCAATACAGTAGCCTTGGGAGGCGTTATTTCGATGTTTACATTCAG GGGAAGCTTGCACTGAAAGATTTCAACATCGAAGATGAAGCCGGTGGAGTTAACAAGCCATTGAGAAAAAATTTCACAGCTGTTGTAACCGATAGTACGTTGGATATCCGCTTCTTTTGGGCTGGAAAGGGAACAATTGGCATTCCTGACAGAGGAGTGTATGGCCCACTAATTTCAGCTATATCTGTAGATTCTG ATTTTCCGCCACCTTCAGAAAACATAGGCAGAGGCATTTCTGGAGTAGCTATTGCTGGAATAGTGATTGGGGTTCTTTCTATGGTCTTGCTGGTTCTGTTCATTCTTTGGTGGAAGATCTGTCGGCGACAAGAAGATACCTTGGAAAATG AGTTTAAGAATGTAGACCTCCAGACTACGTCATTTACCTTGAAGCAAATTAAAGCCGCCACACAGAATTTTGATCCGGCTAATAAGATTGGAGAAGGTGGTTTTGGTCCTGTCTACAAG GGAATTATGACAGATGGCACTCTCATTGCTGTAAAGCAGCTTTCTTCGAAATCAAAGCAAGGGAACCGTGAGTTCGTCAATGAAATAGGCATGATTTCGGCTCTACAAAATCCTCATCTTGCGAGACTATATGGATGTTGTATTGAAGGAAACCAACTGTTGCTTATATACGAGTACATGGAGAATAACAGCCTTGCTCGTGCATTATTTG GTCCCCAGCAACACCAGCTGCACTTGGATTGGCCTACGAGGCATAAGATTTGCATTGGTATAGCAAGTGGTTTGGCTTATCTGCACGAAGAATCAAGACTGAAAATTGTTCATCGTGACATCAAGGCAACAAACGTACTTCTCGATAAAAATCTTCAACCAAAAATCTCCGATTTTGGGCTTGCCAAACTTGACGAAGAGGAAAATACCCATATAAGCACACGAATCGCTGGAACTTA TGGATATATGGCGCCTGAATATGCTATGCGAGGCCATCTGACGGACAAAGCAGACGTATACAGTTTTGGGGTGGTTCTTTTGGAGATTGTCAGTGGAAGGAGCAATACAAGCCTCAGGCCAAAGGATGAGTGCTTCTATCTTCTTGACTGG GCTCATTCCTTGAAGCAAGATGGAAATTTAATGGAACTAGTTGACCCCCGATTGGATTCAAACTTTGATGCAGAAGAAGTTATCACAACTATCGACATAGCTCTTCTTTGCACTAGTGCTGTAGCTGCAGAAAGACCAAGTATGTCATCTGTGGTCAGTATACTTGAAGGAAAGACCCGTGTTGAAGAGTTTGCTTCGAACTTGAACATCCCGATGGATGTCATTAAACCCAAAAAAATGGGAACCGAGGAGGATAAGGTTGAAAAGTTTAATGACATTCGGGGACAGAGTATATCAATGGATGTGCCTTGGACTGCTTCAACTGCTGCTGCTACAGATCTTTATCC TGCCCCTTTGGACAGTGACTACTGGGAAAAGAGGGAGTCGTAA